A region from the Micrococcus cohnii genome encodes:
- the purD gene encoding phosphoribosylamine--glycine ligase has translation MKILVLGNGGREHALVRALNRDEQVADLHVAPGNIGMADEATVHPLDPTDAAAVTALARDLGVDLVVVGPEAPLAAGVSDALRQAGLAVFGPSQAAARLESSKAFAKEVMAAADVPTAGARVCTTEAEAAAALDEFGAPHVVKDDGLAAGKGVVVTADRAEALAHANACFAAGGTVVIEQFLDGPEVSLFVLCDGENAVPLTPAQDFKRIGDGDEGPNTGGMGAYTPLPWLPEGFVDDVMDRVARPVLAEMARRGTPFTGVLFCGLAVTSSGVQVIEFNVRFGDPETQAVLARLETPLGGLLADAAAGRLVTDRPLQWSDDVAVDVVMASAGYPASSSKGDVIRGLDAARGLDGVDVIHAGTAEKNGAIVTNGGRVLAVVGRGPNLTVARERAYAGVEAVSFDGAQWRTDIGAKAQRGEIAVPVADDRPCAANGHERPRRGLEDADAPALPGWRHVYSGKVRDLYEPEDAEPGSSETLLVVASDRISAYDHVLEPPIPDKGAILTQLSLWWFEQLAADYNGASASPVEHHVVSTDVPEAVAGRAMIVKRLEMFPVECIARGYLTGSGLAEYREHGTVTGLPLPVGLEDGSRLVPAIFTPSAKAEVGEHDENITFEQMAERIGQLQAEELRYVTLDLYTRAEKLARAAGIILADTKIEFGVDPATGQIVLADEVLTPDSSRFWDAADYEPGRAQASFDKQFVRDWLTSEASGWERGSGEAPPALPADVVEKTRARYIEAYERLTGRTFRG, from the coding sequence GTGAAGATCCTTGTGCTTGGCAACGGCGGCCGTGAACACGCGCTCGTGCGCGCCCTGAACCGCGACGAGCAGGTGGCCGACCTCCACGTCGCCCCCGGCAACATCGGCATGGCGGACGAAGCGACGGTGCATCCGCTCGACCCGACCGACGCGGCTGCCGTCACCGCGCTGGCCCGCGATCTGGGCGTCGACCTGGTGGTCGTCGGTCCCGAGGCGCCGCTGGCCGCGGGCGTGTCCGACGCGCTGCGTCAGGCCGGCCTGGCCGTGTTCGGCCCGTCGCAGGCCGCCGCGCGGCTCGAGTCGTCGAAGGCGTTCGCCAAGGAGGTCATGGCCGCCGCCGATGTGCCGACCGCCGGTGCCCGCGTGTGCACCACCGAGGCCGAGGCCGCCGCCGCCCTCGACGAGTTCGGTGCCCCGCACGTGGTCAAGGACGACGGGCTGGCCGCGGGCAAGGGCGTCGTCGTCACCGCCGACCGGGCCGAGGCGCTGGCCCACGCGAACGCGTGCTTCGCCGCCGGCGGCACCGTCGTGATCGAGCAGTTCCTCGACGGTCCGGAGGTCTCCCTGTTCGTGCTGTGCGACGGCGAGAACGCCGTCCCGCTCACCCCCGCGCAGGACTTCAAGCGCATCGGCGACGGCGACGAAGGGCCGAACACCGGCGGCATGGGCGCCTACACACCGCTGCCGTGGTTGCCCGAGGGCTTCGTCGATGACGTCATGGACCGCGTCGCGCGCCCCGTGCTGGCCGAGATGGCCCGACGCGGGACTCCGTTCACGGGTGTGCTGTTCTGCGGGCTGGCCGTGACGTCCTCGGGCGTGCAGGTGATCGAGTTCAACGTGCGTTTCGGTGACCCGGAGACGCAGGCGGTGCTCGCACGCCTCGAGACCCCGCTGGGCGGTCTGCTCGCCGATGCCGCAGCCGGGCGGCTCGTCACTGACCGGCCTCTGCAGTGGAGCGACGACGTGGCCGTCGACGTCGTCATGGCCTCGGCCGGCTACCCGGCCTCCAGTTCGAAGGGTGACGTGATCCGCGGGCTCGACGCGGCGCGCGGCCTGGACGGCGTCGACGTGATCCACGCCGGCACCGCCGAGAAGAATGGCGCGATCGTGACCAACGGCGGCCGCGTGCTCGCCGTCGTCGGTCGGGGGCCGAATCTGACGGTGGCGCGGGAGCGCGCCTACGCCGGTGTCGAGGCGGTCTCTTTCGACGGCGCCCAGTGGCGCACCGACATCGGGGCGAAGGCCCAGCGCGGCGAGATCGCCGTCCCGGTGGCCGACGATCGGCCGTGCGCGGCGAACGGGCACGAGCGGCCGCGCCGCGGCCTCGAGGACGCTGACGCCCCCGCGCTGCCCGGATGGCGACACGTCTACTCCGGCAAGGTGCGCGACCTCTACGAGCCGGAGGACGCCGAACCGGGCAGCTCGGAGACGCTGCTGGTCGTGGCCTCGGACCGGATCAGCGCCTATGACCACGTGCTGGAGCCGCCGATCCCGGACAAGGGCGCGATCCTCACGCAGCTGAGCCTGTGGTGGTTCGAGCAGCTCGCCGCGGACTACAACGGCGCCTCGGCCTCGCCGGTCGAGCACCACGTCGTCTCCACTGATGTGCCGGAGGCCGTCGCGGGCCGCGCGATGATCGTCAAGCGGCTGGAGATGTTCCCGGTCGAGTGCATCGCGCGCGGCTACCTGACCGGCTCCGGCCTGGCCGAGTACCGCGAGCACGGCACGGTGACGGGACTGCCGTTGCCGGTGGGCCTCGAGGACGGCTCGCGGCTGGTGCCGGCGATCTTCACCCCGTCGGCGAAGGCCGAGGTGGGCGAGCACGATGAGAACATCACGTTCGAGCAGATGGCGGAGCGGATCGGTCAGTTGCAGGCCGAGGAGCTGCGCTACGTGACCCTCGACCTCTACACGCGCGCCGAGAAGCTCGCGCGCGCGGCCGGGATCATCCTTGCGGACACCAAGATCGAGTTCGGCGTGGACCCGGCGACCGGGCAGATTGTCCTTGCCGATGAGGTGCTCACCCCGGACTCCTCCCGCTTCTGGGACGCGGCGGACTACGAGCCGGGTCGGGCGCAGGCGAGCTTCGACAAGCAGTTCGTGCGTGATTGGCTCACCTCGGAGGCTTCGGGGTGGGAGAGGGGCTCGGGCGAGGCGCCTCCGGCCCTGCCGGCCGATGTGGTCGAGAAGACCCGCGCCCGGTATATCGAGGCCTATGAACGTCTGACGGGGCGCACTTTCCGGGGCTAG
- a CDS encoding response regulator, whose amino-acid sequence MSLRVMLVDDHPIVRSGVRAVLEAHPDLQVTAEAADGAGALAALAAESAGPEPVDVVLMDLQLGEGMDGIAATAEIRRRWPQVAVLVLTTFDTESDILAAVGAGAAGYLLKDAPSEQIADAVRQAAAGQKTLAPQVAATLMGRAAGGAEVLSAREIELLELIARGATNRGAARELFISEATVKTHLVHVYAKLGVDNRTEAVAEARRRRIIRG is encoded by the coding sequence ATGAGCCTGCGTGTGATGCTCGTGGACGACCACCCGATCGTGCGATCAGGTGTGCGCGCCGTGCTCGAGGCCCATCCGGATCTGCAGGTGACGGCCGAGGCCGCCGATGGAGCCGGGGCGCTCGCGGCGCTCGCGGCGGAGTCTGCCGGGCCGGAGCCCGTGGACGTGGTGCTGATGGACCTGCAGTTGGGCGAGGGCATGGACGGGATCGCCGCGACGGCCGAGATCCGCCGACGTTGGCCGCAGGTGGCGGTGCTCGTGCTCACCACCTTCGACACGGAGTCCGACATCCTCGCTGCCGTCGGCGCCGGTGCCGCCGGCTACCTGCTCAAGGACGCACCCAGCGAGCAGATCGCCGATGCGGTCCGTCAGGCAGCGGCTGGGCAGAAGACCCTGGCCCCGCAGGTCGCGGCCACGCTCATGGGGCGGGCCGCCGGCGGCGCCGAGGTGCTGTCCGCGCGGGAGATCGAGCTGCTCGAGCTCATCGCCCGCGGCGCGACGAACCGCGGGGCCGCACGCGAGCTGTTCATCTCCGAGGCCACGGTGAAGACGCATCTGGTGCACGTCTACGCCAAACTCGGGGTCGACAACCGGACCGAAGCCGTGGCCGAGGCCCGGCGGCGGCGCATCATCAGAGGCTGA
- a CDS encoding sensor histidine kinase produces MAGSTLVDDTATPRVLAGLRVCLHVAFAGLLGVGLLRALGGQADPGGAGGQDNSGASALTALTSPSAVAAMCLSAALAVVYLIGTVVERRRWVAGRSVGSAAAVGWLALVLALWGLLVAHHADFAWVAFPLFFVAQHVVALTVGTPFVRRLVGPLIVAVMAGVVVLGAAVGPGTGEGAGDPVLRPAAVIGPLVGAAVAVVLYGAYRALHLESVRQRAVAERLRAAQHELARTERLAGVATERERLAREIHDTLTQGLASIVLVSRAARDALDADDAALARARLEIVRETAAENLAESRAFVRGLHASSAADGAGFVSALERAVEAFARRQDAAGTPVQAEVEVVGTPMAVPARIEQAVLRATQSSLANVAAHARATRTRVTVSFLPGQLAVDVADDGVGFGPDDADEPTALVPKAPQSPQRGTGLGLRAVRARMRAVGGHAEVETAPGEGTVVVLRAPLTDKAEEARR; encoded by the coding sequence ATGGCCGGCTCCACCCTCGTCGACGACACCGCCACCCCGCGGGTGCTCGCCGGCCTGCGAGTGTGCCTGCACGTCGCGTTCGCGGGGCTGCTGGGCGTCGGGCTGCTGCGGGCCCTCGGCGGCCAGGCCGACCCGGGCGGCGCCGGCGGCCAGGACAACTCAGGGGCGAGTGCGTTGACAGCACTGACGTCGCCATCGGCGGTGGCGGCGATGTGCCTCAGCGCGGCGCTCGCCGTCGTCTATCTGATCGGCACGGTCGTGGAACGGCGCCGTTGGGTGGCGGGCCGTAGCGTGGGCTCCGCGGCCGCGGTCGGGTGGCTGGCCCTCGTCCTGGCCCTGTGGGGGCTGCTCGTGGCCCACCACGCGGACTTCGCGTGGGTGGCGTTCCCCTTGTTCTTCGTCGCTCAGCACGTCGTCGCTCTGACGGTCGGCACCCCGTTCGTGCGGCGACTGGTCGGCCCGCTGATCGTGGCCGTGATGGCCGGAGTCGTCGTGCTCGGCGCCGCCGTCGGCCCGGGGACCGGCGAGGGCGCCGGCGACCCCGTCCTGCGCCCGGCCGCCGTGATCGGCCCGCTGGTCGGAGCCGCCGTCGCGGTGGTGCTCTACGGTGCCTACCGGGCGCTGCATCTGGAGTCGGTGCGGCAACGGGCCGTGGCCGAACGGCTCCGCGCCGCCCAGCACGAGCTCGCCCGCACCGAGCGACTGGCCGGCGTGGCGACCGAGCGTGAGCGTCTGGCCCGCGAGATCCACGACACCCTCACACAGGGCCTGGCCTCGATCGTGCTCGTCTCGCGGGCCGCACGAGACGCGCTGGACGCCGACGACGCCGCGCTCGCCCGCGCCCGGTTGGAGATCGTCCGTGAGACGGCCGCCGAGAACCTCGCCGAATCCCGCGCGTTCGTGCGCGGGCTGCACGCCTCGTCGGCGGCTGACGGTGCCGGGTTCGTCAGCGCCCTCGAACGCGCCGTGGAGGCCTTCGCACGCCGCCAGGACGCCGCCGGCACCCCGGTGCAGGCCGAGGTCGAGGTCGTCGGCACACCCATGGCCGTGCCAGCGCGGATCGAGCAGGCCGTGCTGCGGGCGACCCAGTCGTCGCTGGCGAACGTCGCCGCGCACGCTCGGGCCACGCGGACCCGCGTGACCGTCAGCTTCTTGCCGGGCCAGCTCGCGGTGGACGTCGCCGACGACGGTGTGGGTTTCGGTCCGGATGACGCGGACGAGCCGACGGCCCTCGTGCCGAAGGCCCCGCAGTCCCCGCAGCGGGGCACGGGGCTGGGCCTGCGCGCCGTGCGGGCCCGCATGAGGGCCGTCGGGGGGCATGCCGAGGTGGAGACCGCGCCGGGGGAGGGGACGGTCGTCGTCCTGCGCGCCCCGCTGACCGACAAGGCCGAGGAGGCACGGCGATGA
- a CDS encoding FtsX-like permease family protein, translated as MFLALRDLRFATGRFALMGAVVALISLLLVMLSGLTAGLGGQNTGALDRLASQGVQRLAFGSPSGQGPEASFAQSEVTSAELEAWRQADGVASADPLGVAQGRASTEEGIAPVALIGVAPDGADAPSGLAEGEVVIGQEIAEQLHVGVGDTVALSGAQVRVGAIEPTEYHSHTPVMWLSLTDWQEASHAGQDVVGTALTVRLQAGPGSAESATNAADQAAGTVSTTVTDAYSALPAYSSENGSLMTMQGFLYAIAALVTIAFLSIWTVQRTREIAVLKALGGSTGWVLRDALVQAGIVLSVGVLVGAAAAAGLGALASQAVPFTVDLATVLVPAAGMIALGMLGATLAVVRAVRIDPLLALGGN; from the coding sequence GTGTTCCTCGCCCTGAGAGACCTGCGCTTCGCCACCGGGCGGTTCGCCCTCATGGGGGCCGTTGTGGCGCTGATCAGCCTGCTGCTGGTGATGCTCTCCGGCCTGACGGCCGGCCTCGGCGGTCAGAACACCGGCGCCCTGGACCGCCTGGCCTCCCAGGGGGTGCAGCGCCTGGCCTTCGGCTCGCCGTCCGGCCAGGGCCCCGAGGCCAGCTTCGCCCAGTCCGAGGTGACCTCCGCCGAGCTGGAGGCATGGCGGCAGGCCGACGGCGTCGCCTCGGCCGACCCCCTCGGCGTCGCTCAGGGCCGGGCGAGCACGGAGGAGGGCATCGCCCCGGTCGCGCTGATCGGCGTGGCCCCCGACGGCGCGGACGCGCCCTCCGGCCTCGCCGAGGGCGAGGTCGTGATTGGTCAGGAGATCGCCGAGCAGCTGCACGTCGGGGTCGGGGACACCGTCGCGCTCTCCGGAGCCCAGGTGCGGGTCGGAGCCATCGAGCCGACGGAGTACCACTCGCACACCCCTGTCATGTGGCTGTCGCTGACCGACTGGCAGGAGGCGTCCCACGCCGGCCAGGACGTGGTGGGCACCGCCCTGACCGTGCGCCTGCAGGCTGGCCCGGGCTCGGCGGAGTCGGCGACCAACGCCGCCGACCAGGCGGCCGGCACCGTCTCGACAACCGTCACGGACGCCTACTCGGCGCTGCCGGCCTACTCGTCCGAGAACGGATCGCTGATGACGATGCAGGGCTTCCTCTACGCGATCGCGGCGCTGGTGACCATCGCGTTCCTCTCGATCTGGACGGTGCAGCGCACTCGTGAGATCGCCGTGCTCAAGGCGCTCGGCGGCTCGACCGGCTGGGTGCTGCGCGACGCTCTCGTGCAGGCCGGCATCGTCCTGTCCGTCGGGGTGCTCGTGGGCGCGGCGGCCGCTGCCGGTCTCGGCGCCCTGGCCTCGCAGGCCGTTCCGTTCACCGTGGACCTGGCCACCGTCCTGGTTCCGGCCGCGGGCATGATCGCCCTCGGCATGCTCGGCGCGACGCTGGCCGTCGTCCGCGCCGTGCGCATCGACCCTCTGCTCGCTCTGGGAGGAAACTGA